Part of the Zea mays cultivar B73 chromosome 4, Zm-B73-REFERENCE-NAM-5.0, whole genome shotgun sequence genome is shown below.
TCCGGGAGCTCTGTCTGCTCCCACGGGACCTACTTCAAATCGGTGGGTTGGTCTAGCACACCACGATGCACGCGGCAAGTGCCGTTCCCGAGGGGTTTGGCTGGGCGCCATTCCTGGCCCTCGCGGAGCCGTTTCTGCGTTTGGCCAAACAAATTCGAATTTACTTCTGCTCTGCCGCGGATTCGGGTGTCTGGCAACTGGTCGTGCCGTCCTTCTCCTCGCTGCAAATTTCGTGCTCTCCGAGACCAAAACTTAGAGAGTTTAGTGTCTTGGCATGATTTATTGGATTCCTCCTACCCTCTCTGAATTCATCTGACTTTGGGGCGTTCATGCCGCCCCCGTTTCAGCCGTTGGTCCTGCTGCGGCCCTGTGCGTCCTGACGTGATGCCCTACCTTCCTTGGCTTAGTACTACTGTTCCATTAAATTGCTTCGCTAGATTCTGCTTGATGTTTGCTGCGCGCTGGTTTGTTCGGGCAACGCTAGCACAGTCGCCTTACGTGGTCGTTAGGCTTGATTTGGACGTCTCCTGACGTGGTTTTGTTGTCTCTGGCTATACTTTTGTTTCAGTTCGTGGCCGGGCAATTCTCAGGGAGGGCCTCGGTGTCTGTGTTTGGTTATGCTACTCAGAGTGATTTGAAGTATGTTAAAAATATAGATTATTAACAGTTTCATATAGTGCATGTTTTTTTGGCCAGGCAGTAGTATGTGATATGGAATGTGATTATTAACATTTCAATTTGCTTGTCTTCACAACCTTTATACTCTGCAGGGTGTGGTCATTTTTTTGTTTAATTTGtttctgtcggtgttttgggtccgaccgcacacccggggttgcccctcaaggtgtttttaggagtaggacggtgtcgacgactgtagcaaaatggttcgtgtcgaTCACACgaggggacagtggacaagatttacaggttcgggccgcttaaagatgcgtaacaccctacgtcctggttagTATGTgcacgtggttacaagagggctctctagaTTGAAAACACAGAGAGTTGAGGTgagtggctaagtaagatagggtcgatcgttctgaaggggtgccccctaggccttatatactcgaccgtggggcagtacacgtgaatatgataacaagtagctaaaaggtagtgaacctcttgagtttatccctacgtaacctccgccgacttatcctcgcatgactccgttgcatgggggcttcagcgcgggaaagtcgggtctctgctgcgatttactcgctcgacgttgtgggccgtccgggtctgCACTAATCCGGTCTCACgtcgctctgctttgttggttgtctctccccaggcccacgaaagaatgatcttacgatttattgggcctttgggcctttcgtgaggtcttttactcctttagtggacccgggggatatctatcccccacaagcccccgatctttgggttaatttagaggtaatcagcccaaagatcccaggtccaacttgcgggtgttttgaagaaaaacgacttcctgctgtcttctcctgCTCCGATCTCTCATttgaccgaagcttagtttcgtgcttttgccttagaggtcggcacttcgatttgtaggattctgaatttCATTGGGTgcgccggaggtgcacccaatgggtgtagcccccgacctttgagtagattttagaaaacaatctactcgaaggtcttccccagaaattatctccgTTTGTGCTCCTGCATCCTGGTTGAGGATTGgttttttaatcttgtcccacgccttagaagtcggcactatcttggtttggaatgataatccatggggtgcaccggaggtgcacccaatgagtgtagcccccgaccttcaaatggattctttaaggataatccattcgaaggtcttccttttgtttgtaaaaattggcatgaagctatttgcattatgctttggaggtcagcattatgtcatcgattttttgctgcagaggtcagcatatattttgtctttagcagccgagtttgcaatccatccatatcttgctaggtagtgcaatttacttgcttctgcgactgattggacgttttgatggacgttctgtctagtcttcacgtcgcttctgtcggccatatcttgtacttcgctggctatttttggctttcctctgatccttactgatatctcatttttgtcttgaggtattcactacgtgccctgcacggatgtgaccgttttgaaaaatatactgataattcctgggcgtcccccccccaatgggtgtgggcaagggacggcttggtacgctgagtattTTAGCCggttgcttctgagtagtaatgtgatgggacgacgagtgtaatcatatcctttgcgctgttgactggagtcccaatgggtgtagtgttgcatgaaacggcgtcagccgtctgacgtgtcttcagacgggtggaagtgcttattgaatgctttgcgactgttcagtgaccacggttggaggtgagcggttgcctttcccttctataaataacgtcgttgctcctctggttttttcacatctcttcgttgttctttactgcatccttctcttcccttctgtctgcttccgccatgggcaagagtaacaaacacaagcgtgagccgactcctccgtcaaaggacttcggcgactcggaatactcggaggaggagttctcctccgagtccgaggggtctccggctcccgtctctcccccggcgtcgtctgatgattcagacgactcccaggggattgccgcggaagtctggacgtacatccgggccgtcgagcgctccgggctcgagggctcggatgagtcggagttctcctcggacgaggaggactcggacggcggcgaggacgaggatgacgacgacgacggcgacgacgacgacggtggcgacggcgacggtgacggcagcggcggcggcggcgacgggagcaagggcagcaccagaggcggcagcagcacgggcagcaccagaggcggcaacaGCAAggacagcaccaggggcggcggcggtggcagcagcagcaaggccagtggctaagcgccactggtctttagatattagtatagtgtagttagaataatgtagtagtaatgtagagtagtatagtgtagtatagtagtagtagtagtaatgtaatgtagtaatagtagggaagcatcaactcgcaaagagttggtttgtaagcttatTGTCTTCCTTTAATGAAAAAATGACGTTGGTTCCTTCTCGATGACTCGCTTTCCTTGATtatagaactgattcttttgagacagtagatgaataacttgtgcatcacactgacgcttccagaagtagctgccgagtaatctgGTAGTcggtatcagcgttttagaaacaacgccgagcgattgaaggtcgacgtcagcATTTTGGAAGTAATACAGAGCAATCGAACATGAgatcagcattttagaggcaacaccgagtggttgaaggtcgacgtcggcattttagaggcaatgccgagcgatcgaacacaagatcagcgttttagaggcaacgccgagtgactggaggtcggcatcggcttttagaggcaatgccgagcgactgaatacgaaatcagcgttttagagtcgacgccgagtgactggatggtgacgtcggcattttagaggtaatgccgagcgactaaatacgaaatcagcgttttagagtcgacgccgagtgactggatggtgacgtcggcattttagaggtaatgtcgagcgactgaatacgaaatcagcgttttagagtcgaCGCCAAGTGACTGgatggtgacgt
Proteins encoded:
- the LOC103653113 gene encoding nucleolar transcription factor 1-like isoform X1, which codes for MGKSNKHKREPTPPSKDFGDSEYSEEEFSSESEGSPAPVSPPASSDDSDDSQGIAAEVWTYIRAVERSGLEGSDESEFSSDEEDSDGGEDEDDDDDGDDDDGGDGDGDGSGGGGDGSKGSTRGGSSTGSTRGGNSKDSTRGGGGGSSSKASG